From a single Candidatus Sysuiplasma acidicola genomic region:
- a CDS encoding serine hydroxymethyltransferase has translation MSRISRNAQFIKDAAIEHNRFFEESIPLIASENVISPLQREMLNSDFNGRYAEGLPGHRYYQGNEFVDKVEEKGMELARKLFGCSFSDLRPISGTVANLAVLFALTKPGETITTPALSDGAHISTARFGAVGVRGLKTVNYPFDAERMTLDVDGTAKVLREVRPKLALFGMSLFLFPAPLKELSDVFAETGSTVWYDGAHVLGLIAGKQFQDPFREGAHIISGSTHKTFPGPNHGIILANPADEEMGRALAKGVFPGVTSNHHLHEMAALCIALDEMQRFGRQYARQIVRNSKALAESLYEKGFDVLAADYGFTESHALAVNVEKLGGGSECALILEKANIIVNKNLLPNDKSPVHPSGLRLGTQEITHLGMKRNEMEEIATFFERLLLKKEDPIRVSRDVRRFKKKFVRLKYCYGEGYPAYKYEKFFS, from the coding sequence ATGTCCCGGATTTCACGAAATGCGCAATTCATAAAAGATGCCGCGATTGAGCACAACCGATTCTTTGAAGAGTCCATACCACTCATAGCGTCAGAAAATGTGATCAGCCCGCTTCAGAGGGAGATGCTCAACTCAGACTTCAACGGAAGGTACGCCGAGGGGCTGCCAGGTCACCGGTACTACCAGGGCAATGAATTTGTAGACAAGGTTGAGGAAAAAGGAATGGAACTTGCCAGAAAGCTGTTCGGCTGCAGTTTCTCGGATCTTCGACCCATCTCGGGAACTGTTGCGAACCTCGCCGTTCTCTTCGCTCTGACGAAGCCAGGCGAAACGATAACAACTCCAGCTCTTTCTGACGGGGCACATATATCCACGGCCCGGTTCGGCGCGGTCGGTGTGAGAGGCCTGAAAACGGTCAACTATCCTTTCGATGCTGAACGAATGACACTTGACGTGGACGGGACCGCGAAGGTGCTCAGGGAAGTCAGACCGAAACTGGCGCTGTTCGGCATGTCGCTGTTTCTGTTTCCAGCACCGCTGAAAGAGCTCTCAGATGTGTTTGCCGAAACAGGCTCCACGGTCTGGTATGACGGCGCCCATGTGCTCGGCCTCATTGCAGGGAAGCAGTTCCAGGACCCTTTCAGGGAAGGTGCCCACATCATTTCAGGGAGTACACACAAGACGTTTCCGGGTCCAAATCACGGCATCATACTTGCCAATCCGGCAGACGAAGAGATGGGCAGGGCCCTGGCCAAGGGAGTCTTTCCCGGAGTAACAAGCAATCACCATCTTCACGAAATGGCTGCCCTCTGCATAGCGCTTGATGAAATGCAGAGGTTCGGAAGGCAGTACGCCAGACAGATCGTGCGGAATTCGAAGGCACTGGCGGAGAGCCTGTATGAAAAGGGTTTCGATGTGCTTGCTGCAGACTACGGCTTCACTGAGTCGCATGCACTTGCAGTCAATGTGGAAAAGCTGGGAGGAGGGAGCGAATGTGCGCTCATCCTCGAGAAGGCGAACATAATTGTGAACAAGAATCTTCTGCCGAATGACAAGAGTCCTGTACATCCTAGCGGTCTGCGGCTCGGAACGCAGGAGATAACGCATCTCGGGATGAAAAGGAACGAAATGGAGGAAATAGCCACATTCTTCGAACGGCTGCTCCTGAAGAAAGAGGATCCGATCAGAGTGAGCAGGGATGTTCGCCGCTTCAAGAAGAAGTTCGTGCGTCTGAAGTACTGCTACGGCGAAGGCTATCCCGCCTACAAATATGAAAAGTTCTTCTCGTGA
- a CDS encoding 50S ribosomal protein L3 codes for MPNRRRPRRGSMGYSPRKRAKREVPKLDSWPESAGGPKIQGFAGYKAGMTHAILVDYRPTSTTAGQELQIPVTVLETPPLKVVAVRIYAASSTGLKTAGELWAEKLDKDFSRVLVIKHQRDFASEQEKFSKTEGEEVNIIAHTQPSLITGVPKKKPELMEIRIGGGTFQERVAYALSILGKEVSVHDYLKDGDVVDVISVTKGKGFQGAVKRWGVKLLSHKNSKHTRMIGTLGPKRPGYIWPTVPQSGQTGYHQRTELNKRVLKIGKNGDDITPKGGFLNYGKISGEYLLLHGSVPGPSKRLIRLRDTIRPRLVKVKEAPTLTYVSTESMQGV; via the coding sequence ATGCCAAACAGAAGAAGGCCGAGACGCGGTTCGATGGGCTATTCGCCAAGGAAGAGAGCTAAGAGGGAAGTGCCGAAGCTTGATTCGTGGCCCGAGTCAGCCGGAGGGCCGAAGATTCAGGGTTTTGCAGGGTACAAAGCAGGCATGACACACGCCATTCTGGTGGACTACAGGCCGACGTCCACCACGGCCGGTCAGGAGCTTCAGATACCCGTTACTGTCCTGGAGACGCCGCCGTTGAAGGTTGTTGCGGTGAGAATATATGCCGCGAGTTCAACAGGACTGAAAACAGCCGGTGAATTGTGGGCGGAAAAACTGGACAAAGATTTTTCCCGCGTACTTGTGATTAAACATCAGAGGGATTTCGCTTCGGAGCAGGAGAAATTCAGCAAGACGGAAGGAGAGGAAGTGAACATAATTGCCCACACCCAGCCTTCCCTGATTACCGGCGTCCCGAAGAAGAAACCCGAACTCATGGAAATCAGGATAGGCGGGGGAACGTTCCAGGAACGGGTCGCCTATGCACTGTCCATCCTTGGAAAGGAAGTAAGCGTGCACGATTATCTCAAGGACGGGGATGTTGTCGACGTGATATCAGTCACTAAGGGCAAGGGGTTCCAGGGTGCGGTTAAGAGATGGGGTGTAAAATTACTGTCACACAAGAACAGCAAACACACGAGGATGATTGGAACACTGGGGCCGAAGAGACCGGGCTACATCTGGCCAACCGTTCCGCAATCCGGTCAGACAGGTTATCACCAGAGAACCGAACTCAACAAGAGAGTACTCAAGATCGGCAAGAACGGGGATGACATCACGCCAAAGGGAGGATTTCTCAATTACGGCAAGATTTCGGGCGAATATCTGCTCCTCCATGGCAGCGTGCCCGGACCGTCGAAACGACTGATCAGGCTGCGTGACACGATCAGGCCGCGCCTGGTGAAGGTGAAGGAAGCACCGACGCTGACTTACGTGTCAACAGAATCCATGCAGGGAGTGTGA
- a CDS encoding 30S ribosomal protein S19, translated as MVEESLESKLAKSRSGKRKARVTVRRKKEFTYRGYTLEEMLKMPLTDVLALLPSRARRSYRRGLNREQQTLVEKLRTSNGEAVKTHRREIFILPEFVGKKVSVYNGKEYKEIEIKAEMIGHAIGEFAPTRRFTRHSGPGVGATRGSKFLPLK; from the coding sequence ATGGTAGAAGAATCACTGGAAAGCAAACTTGCAAAGAGCAGGTCAGGAAAGAGGAAAGCCAGAGTCACTGTCAGAAGAAAGAAGGAGTTCACATACAGGGGATATACACTTGAGGAGATGCTGAAAATGCCTCTGACGGATGTGCTTGCCCTTCTTCCCTCCAGGGCGCGCCGTTCATACAGAAGGGGATTGAACAGGGAACAGCAGACACTTGTGGAAAAGCTGCGCACTTCCAACGGAGAAGCTGTAAAGACTCACAGAAGAGAGATTTTCATACTTCCTGAATTCGTGGGCAAGAAAGTCTCCGTGTATAACGGAAAGGAATACAAGGAGATTGAAATCAAGGCCGAAATGATCGGCCACGCAATCGGTGAATTTGCGCCGACCAGACGTTTCACGAGACACTCTGGTCCTGGTGTTGGTGCAACGAGAGGATCGAAGTTCCTCCCGCTGAAGTGA
- a CDS encoding replication factor C small subunit, producing the protein MDETEIWVEKYRPRKFDEIIGQESIVGRLRSYVESRNLPHLLFAGPAGTGKTTCSIVLARELFGEYWRENFMELNASDERGIRVVRGDPEHNVPSKIKNFARTAPLGGAAFKIIFLDESDALTSDAQSALRRTMELYSRNCRFIFSANYPGKIIDPIQSRCAVFQFSPLRDSDIQKCVENIVRAEQLTITKEAVDYIVRYSRGDSRRAVNTLQASAFLSKHIDQNAVYLATSTPDPKEIKLMFEYALDGSFLKARDMLDTMLYERGMSATDLIADIHRGVFEIALSDDALLDIVSRIGETEYRIVQGGNDRIQLESLLAQIGLIGKRERKTARQKVL; encoded by the coding sequence ATGGATGAAACAGAAATTTGGGTTGAGAAATACAGGCCCAGGAAATTTGACGAAATCATAGGACAGGAATCGATCGTCGGCCGTCTCAGGTCTTACGTTGAGAGCAGGAATCTGCCGCACCTGCTGTTTGCCGGACCGGCCGGAACCGGAAAGACGACATGCAGCATCGTCCTGGCCAGGGAACTTTTCGGCGAATACTGGCGCGAAAATTTTATGGAGCTGAACGCATCAGACGAGAGGGGCATCAGGGTCGTGAGGGGTGACCCCGAACACAACGTACCGAGCAAGATTAAAAATTTCGCAAGGACGGCACCGCTCGGAGGAGCTGCATTCAAGATCATATTCCTGGATGAGAGCGACGCGCTCACATCCGATGCACAGTCAGCACTCAGGAGAACCATGGAGCTCTATTCCAGAAACTGCAGATTCATCTTCTCGGCAAACTACCCCGGCAAGATCATAGATCCGATACAGTCCCGGTGTGCAGTATTCCAGTTTTCGCCTCTCCGCGATTCAGACATCCAGAAGTGTGTGGAAAACATAGTGCGTGCCGAACAGCTGACCATCACCAAAGAGGCGGTTGATTACATAGTGCGATACTCCAGAGGAGACTCAAGAAGGGCTGTGAATACACTCCAGGCAAGCGCGTTTCTCAGCAAACACATAGATCAGAACGCCGTCTACCTGGCGACATCGACGCCTGATCCCAAGGAGATAAAGCTGATGTTTGAATATGCGCTCGACGGAAGTTTCCTGAAGGCCAGAGACATGCTGGACACGATGCTTTATGAACGGGGGATGAGCGCAACCGATCTCATTGCAGACATACACAGAGGTGTTTTTGAGATTGCCCTTTCCGACGACGCACTCCTCGATATTGTTTCACGCATTGGCGAAACAGAATACAGGATAGTGCAGGGAGGGAATGACAGGATACAGCTTGAATCGCTGCTGGCACAGATAGGACTGATTGGCAAGAGAGAGAGGAAAACAGCCAGGCAGAAGGTCCTCTGA
- the yciH gene encoding stress response translation initiation inhibitor YciH → MAGVCPTCGLPEELCMCEQIAREQQSIVVYTDSRRYGKVVTVVEGFNSSDIDIDALAKKLKMKCASGGTVKDSRIELQGDHKRRVKETLDEMGFNATVR, encoded by the coding sequence ATGGCCGGAGTTTGTCCCACTTGCGGTCTGCCCGAAGAACTCTGCATGTGCGAGCAGATTGCGAGGGAACAGCAATCGATAGTGGTATACACTGACAGCAGGAGATACGGCAAGGTGGTCACGGTGGTTGAGGGGTTCAATTCATCCGACATAGACATAGATGCACTGGCCAAGAAGCTGAAAATGAAATGCGCTTCGGGCGGAACAGTGAAGGACAGCAGGATAGAACTCCAGGGAGACCACAAACGCAGAGTCAAGGAAACACTGGACGAGATGGGATTCAATGCGACGGTGAGATGA
- the rpl4p gene encoding 50S ribosomal protein L4, with protein MYGSDGKPREQLLLPPNFSTPYRPDIIRKDFLASAANRRQPYGSMKRAGMRHSVETWGKGRGVARVQRIKGQSTAAQSPNNVGGRRAHPPRQEKSWYLKINEKERKLAKLSALAASGNRELVASRGHRFSENVHLPVVFDDDVEMLSKSSDVEQVLGSLGVIDDILRVRAGTHIRAGRGKMRNRPYREPVGPLIVVSSMDVPLAKSARNLAGVAVATPASLNTEKLAPGGDAGRLVLFSRKAIEMMRGG; from the coding sequence CTGTATGGTTCAGACGGGAAGCCCAGAGAACAGCTTCTGCTTCCTCCAAACTTCTCGACGCCATACAGGCCGGACATCATCAGGAAGGATTTTCTGGCATCTGCTGCAAACAGGAGGCAGCCGTACGGCTCAATGAAGCGGGCCGGCATGCGTCATTCGGTCGAAACCTGGGGGAAAGGCAGAGGCGTCGCAAGAGTGCAGAGGATAAAGGGGCAGTCGACAGCCGCACAGTCGCCGAACAATGTAGGCGGGCGCAGGGCCCATCCTCCGAGACAGGAAAAGAGCTGGTATCTCAAAATCAATGAAAAAGAGCGTAAATTGGCGAAGCTCTCGGCGCTCGCGGCATCGGGCAACAGGGAACTGGTCGCGAGCCGCGGGCACAGGTTCTCCGAGAATGTGCATCTTCCGGTTGTGTTTGATGACGACGTCGAAATGCTGTCGAAATCCTCCGATGTTGAGCAGGTGCTCGGCAGCCTGGGAGTCATTGATGACATTTTGCGCGTCAGGGCAGGCACGCACATCAGAGCTGGAAGGGGGAAGATGAGGAACAGGCCGTACAGAGAGCCTGTGGGACCGCTGATTGTCGTCTCCTCCATGGACGTTCCGCTAGCAAAGAGCGCCAGGAATCTCGCAGGCGTGGCGGTTGCCACACCCGCTTCACTGAACACGGAGAAGCTCGCGCCGGGAGGCGATGCAGGCAGACTGGTGCTGTTCAGCAGGAAAGCGATAGAAATGATGAGGGGTGGTTGA
- the trxA gene encoding thioredoxin: MDLNDELEQIRKRKMEELLGISGASPTPGKAPHAAGGVTVLTDATFDSFVAGNGVSLVDFWAPWCGPCRMVSPVVEKLAGEYAGRIAFGKVNVDENPSTSSRFNIMGIPTLLIFRNGKPVDSIVGALPKAAIAQRLNRFVV, encoded by the coding sequence ATGGATTTGAACGATGAACTTGAGCAGATCAGGAAGAGAAAGATGGAGGAACTGCTCGGCATTTCCGGCGCCTCCCCGACTCCCGGAAAGGCACCTCACGCCGCCGGCGGCGTTACTGTACTCACAGACGCAACCTTTGACTCCTTTGTGGCAGGCAACGGTGTTTCGCTAGTTGATTTCTGGGCACCCTGGTGCGGCCCGTGCAGGATGGTATCGCCCGTTGTCGAGAAACTCGCCGGAGAATATGCAGGCAGAATCGCATTCGGAAAGGTCAACGTTGACGAGAATCCTTCTACCTCGTCCAGATTCAACATCATGGGGATACCCACTCTGCTCATCTTCAGGAACGGCAAGCCGGTGGACTCCATCGTCGGCGCACTGCCGAAAGCCGCCATTGCCCAGCGCCTGAACAGGTTCGTGGTCTGA
- the rpmC gene encoding 50S ribosomal protein L29 — MTLVKAKEVRSMRKEERADKLKQLRDELMHERGLSAMGGAPADPGKIRALRKQIARILTVEREEAR, encoded by the coding sequence ATGACTCTCGTGAAAGCAAAGGAAGTCAGATCGATGAGAAAGGAAGAGAGAGCCGACAAGCTCAAGCAGCTCAGAGACGAACTGATGCATGAAAGAGGTCTTTCGGCGATGGGTGGTGCGCCTGCAGATCCGGGCAAAATCAGGGCGCTGAGGAAGCAGATCGCACGTATACTGACCGTGGAAAGGGAGGAAGCGCGGTAA
- a CDS encoding 30S ribosomal protein S3 — protein sequence MSGERKFIKENTRRVLLKEYMMREVDRAGFGGIDIQRTPLGTRVTLVTERPGLVIGRKGGVIKSLTRQMEELFDFDNPQIEVQEDSNPNLNPQIMAKKLAFALERGWHFRRAGHSTVKRIMDSGARGCQVVISGKLTGQRHRTEKFKEGHVKYCGEPKRLFIKEGFAAAKLKLGIIGVKVQIMAPDAKLPDEIEIYQPAKVGLTVPEPQETVAQQPAEAEPAAPVEQLEDGGDTT from the coding sequence ATGAGCGGAGAAAGGAAGTTTATCAAAGAAAACACAAGGAGAGTCCTCCTGAAGGAATACATGATGAGAGAGGTCGACAGAGCCGGCTTCGGCGGCATCGACATACAGAGGACGCCGCTGGGAACCAGGGTGACGCTGGTCACAGAAAGACCCGGCCTGGTAATCGGAAGGAAGGGCGGAGTGATTAAATCACTCACAAGACAGATGGAGGAACTTTTCGACTTCGACAATCCGCAGATTGAGGTGCAGGAGGATTCCAATCCAAATCTCAACCCGCAGATCATGGCAAAAAAACTCGCATTTGCACTTGAAAGGGGATGGCATTTCAGAAGGGCTGGCCACTCCACAGTAAAGAGGATCATGGATTCCGGCGCCAGGGGATGTCAGGTCGTTATATCCGGCAAATTGACCGGACAGAGACACAGGACTGAGAAATTCAAGGAAGGACATGTAAAGTACTGCGGCGAGCCGAAGAGGCTCTTCATAAAGGAAGGTTTTGCAGCTGCCAAATTGAAGCTTGGTATCATCGGCGTCAAGGTCCAGATCATGGCGCCTGACGCCAAACTGCCCGACGAAATTGAAATATATCAGCCGGCCAAGGTCGGACTGACTGTACCGGAGCCGCAGGAAACAGTGGCACAGCAGCCTGCGGAAGCCGAGCCAGCGGCACCCGTGGAACAGCTTGAAGACGGAGGTGACACCACCTGA
- a CDS encoding TIGR00269 family protein, producing the protein MTCTSCGSEAVYFARYNGRHYCKRHFEESVEKRVKKEIREQNIFSRNSTVCIAVSGGKDSMTALTLLKRYSAARRDTRLIAITVDEGISGYRSESLEIIENYCRKLGVDWRHRSFGEDAGFTMDRLAATVRKRTTCAYCGVFRRNLINALALEAGATKLATGLNLDDTAQSVMMNIARADTSRMAMMGPHGGVIDGLVPRVQPLRLIPENEVLLFAMLSGIPFLRSSCPYSEEASRNLFRDIVLRMEEEMPGTRYSIVRSAGAFSAAAPRGRARRCSECGNVSSGSVCRTCTLKQEIRALPL; encoded by the coding sequence GTGACATGCACCTCATGCGGCTCTGAGGCAGTATACTTTGCGAGGTACAACGGCAGGCATTACTGCAAGCGTCATTTTGAGGAATCTGTGGAAAAACGTGTGAAAAAGGAGATCAGGGAACAGAATATATTCTCCAGAAACTCGACAGTCTGCATTGCTGTATCGGGAGGCAAGGACAGCATGACTGCACTCACGCTTCTCAAGCGATACTCTGCAGCCAGGCGGGACACGCGGCTGATCGCCATAACGGTGGATGAGGGCATATCCGGCTACAGATCCGAGTCGCTTGAGATTATTGAGAATTACTGCAGGAAGCTGGGAGTCGACTGGAGGCACCGCTCATTTGGTGAGGACGCGGGTTTCACTATGGACCGTCTTGCAGCGACGGTGCGGAAGAGAACCACTTGTGCTTACTGCGGTGTATTCAGGCGCAATCTCATAAACGCGCTGGCGCTGGAGGCGGGTGCTACAAAACTTGCCACCGGATTGAATCTCGACGATACTGCACAGTCGGTCATGATGAACATCGCGAGGGCCGACACATCGAGGATGGCAATGATGGGACCGCACGGCGGCGTAATCGACGGACTCGTTCCCAGAGTGCAGCCGCTGAGACTGATACCTGAAAATGAAGTGCTGCTCTTTGCTATGCTGTCTGGCATCCCATTCCTCAGATCCTCATGCCCTTATTCCGAGGAAGCCTCCAGGAACCTTTTCAGGGACATCGTGCTCAGGATGGAAGAGGAGATGCCCGGCACTCGTTATTCAATCGTCAGGTCGGCCGGTGCCTTCTCAGCCGCAGCACCCCGGGGCAGGGCGCGCAGGTGTTCCGAATGCGGCAATGTTTCGTCCGGAAGCGTGTGCAGGACATGCACGTTGAAACAGGAGATTCGGGCTCTTCCTCTGTGA
- a CDS encoding helix-turn-helix domain-containing protein, which produces MKSISSLRSTGAGCSDLLYCLYDLGDAEVEVLRQLAAGSEMTLDELAEGLERDRSTVHRSLSRLLSTGMCYRRTAGLKGGGYFHIYGISDMGVMKRRIESDVSEIIASLMRLSERFESDFTASLLR; this is translated from the coding sequence ATGAAGAGCATATCCTCCCTGAGAAGCACCGGGGCCGGCTGCAGCGATCTCCTTTATTGTCTGTATGACCTGGGCGACGCTGAGGTTGAAGTACTGAGGCAACTGGCTGCTGGCAGCGAAATGACGCTTGACGAACTTGCCGAGGGGCTGGAACGCGACAGAAGCACAGTGCACAGATCGCTTTCCAGGCTTCTTTCCACAGGCATGTGCTACCGAAGGACGGCAGGACTTAAAGGTGGCGGATACTTCCACATTTACGGCATATCAGATATGGGTGTCATGAAGCGGAGGATCGAGAGCGACGTGTCCGAGATCATCGCATCTCTCATGCGTCTTTCAGAACGGTTTGAAAGCGATTTTACTGCGAGTCTGCTGAGATGA
- a CDS encoding 50S ribosomal protein L23, translating to MDEYSVLIHPYVTEKSMNAMSGTAKQKLRDGNRLEFVVRIDATKEDIRKAFEKRFEAEVEKINVKIRSDGKHAIIKLKEEYSAEDIGVRIGVI from the coding sequence ATAGACGAGTATTCTGTTCTGATTCACCCGTATGTGACAGAAAAATCCATGAACGCCATGTCAGGCACGGCGAAGCAGAAGCTGAGAGACGGCAACAGGCTCGAGTTTGTTGTGCGAATAGACGCGACGAAAGAGGATATCAGGAAGGCGTTCGAGAAACGTTTTGAGGCCGAGGTCGAAAAGATAAATGTGAAAATACGATCGGACGGCAAGCATGCGATCATAAAGCTGAAAGAGGAATATTCGGCTGAAGACATTGGCGTGAGAATTGGCGTTATCTGA
- a CDS encoding 50S ribosomal protein L2: MGKRLRHQRRGAGSPNYRSPSFRHLTPGKQPATREGTGKVVDIVHAPGRTTPMLVVNFGKVEEYMIAAEGNYVDQTITVGPGAPLERGNIRPLGEIPEGTLIHNIELRPGDRGKLVRAAGTSATVISHGTTTTIQLPSGRFKRIDNRCYASIGVPAGGGRVDRPYAKAGKKFHALHSKAKAHLRVSGVAMNPVNHPFGGGSHQHVGRPSTIARGARPGQKVGRLSPQKKKEA; the protein is encoded by the coding sequence ATGGGAAAGAGATTAAGGCATCAGAGGAGAGGGGCGGGCTCCCCGAACTACAGATCTCCGAGCTTCAGGCACCTGACGCCCGGAAAACAGCCTGCCACCAGGGAGGGAACGGGAAAAGTCGTAGACATAGTGCATGCTCCGGGACGCACTACACCGATGCTGGTAGTCAACTTCGGAAAAGTCGAAGAGTATATGATTGCCGCAGAAGGCAACTATGTCGATCAGACAATTACAGTAGGTCCGGGAGCACCGCTTGAACGCGGAAACATCAGGCCACTGGGAGAGATTCCGGAAGGCACTCTCATACACAACATCGAACTGAGGCCCGGTGACAGAGGCAAACTTGTCAGAGCCGCGGGTACATCGGCTACAGTCATAAGCCACGGTACAACAACTACGATACAGCTTCCGTCTGGCAGATTCAAGAGAATCGACAACAGATGTTATGCTTCAATAGGCGTTCCGGCAGGGGGCGGTCGTGTAGACAGACCGTATGCCAAGGCAGGCAAGAAATTTCATGCCCTGCATTCCAAGGCGAAGGCGCATCTGCGCGTCAGCGGTGTTGCTATGAATCCTGTCAATCATCCCTTCGGCGGAGGGTCACATCAGCATGTCGGAAGGCCGAGTACAATTGCACGGGGCGCAAGACCTGGACAGAAAGTGGGCAGGCTTTCCCCGCAAAAGAAGAAGGAGGCATGA
- a CDS encoding 50S ribosomal protein L40e — protein MAKFKEAEIRLLSKKVCMNCSATNSVRAMRCRKCGYTKLRLKAKEIRKA, from the coding sequence ATGGCCAAGTTCAAGGAAGCTGAGATAAGATTGCTCTCAAAAAAGGTGTGCATGAACTGTTCTGCCACCAATTCTGTGAGGGCTATGCGATGCAGAAAGTGCGGTTACACAAAGCTACGTCTCAAGGCGAAGGAAATACGCAAGGCCTGA
- a CDS encoding 50S ribosomal protein L22, with protein sequence MSGYTQESDPDTTARAMVKDMDISPKHAVELCRFVRGRKVDVALQYLDEVIARTRPVPFRRYNKQVTHKKGTGPARFPVKAAKVVKKAIEEAQHNAEYKGLDSDSMRVQTISSHRGQAYNFFMPRAFGKSGPWKRERVHIEVILEEVK encoded by the coding sequence ATGTCAGGTTACACGCAGGAATCAGATCCGGACACGACGGCAAGAGCCATGGTGAAGGACATGGATATTTCGCCGAAACATGCAGTCGAGCTCTGCAGGTTCGTCCGTGGAAGGAAGGTGGATGTTGCGCTGCAATACCTGGATGAGGTCATAGCGCGCACGAGACCCGTGCCGTTCCGGAGATACAACAAGCAGGTGACTCACAAGAAGGGAACGGGTCCTGCCAGATTTCCGGTTAAGGCGGCGAAAGTTGTGAAGAAGGCGATCGAAGAGGCGCAGCACAACGCGGAGTACAAGGGACTGGACTCCGACAGCATGCGTGTACAAACAATAAGCTCGCACAGAGGTCAGGCGTACAATTTCTTCATGCCGCGGGCGTTTGGAAAGAGCGGACCGTGGAAGAGGGAGAGAGTCCATATCGAGGTCATACTGGAAGAGGTCAAGTGA
- a CDS encoding RAD55 family ATPase, whose translation MSTVARETDGIRRIKTYIEGFDEVLEGGIPSNSIVLIAGTPGTMKSTVSCNMLYRNAIAKETRGVYMTLEQNRSSLEQQGRRFGMQFESAGEHLRILDFGIVRKSLKQLTARRSWLEVFKMYVNNLKDSTGFDFLVIDSLDVLETAARLQSRRDELFYIFEWMKGLGATIILTSESSMEHLASENRDEAYLADGLISLSIQAISDVEVQRRIRCMKMRATNHSMDSFTFLYENRRFLAVKSISKP comes from the coding sequence ATGTCGACGGTCGCAAGGGAAACTGACGGGATCAGACGGATAAAGACGTACATTGAAGGTTTCGATGAAGTGCTTGAGGGCGGCATCCCCTCAAATTCAATCGTGCTCATTGCCGGTACGCCAGGAACAATGAAGTCAACTGTGTCCTGTAACATGCTTTACAGGAACGCCATCGCGAAGGAAACGCGTGGTGTCTATATGACACTGGAACAGAACAGGTCCAGTCTGGAGCAGCAGGGACGGCGGTTCGGCATGCAATTCGAATCGGCCGGAGAGCATCTGAGAATACTCGATTTCGGCATTGTGAGAAAGAGTCTGAAGCAGCTGACCGCGAGAAGGAGCTGGCTGGAAGTCTTCAAGATGTATGTCAACAATCTGAAGGACAGCACCGGTTTCGATTTTCTAGTTATCGACTCTCTCGACGTTCTGGAAACCGCCGCGCGCCTCCAGAGCAGGAGGGACGAGTTATTCTATATTTTTGAATGGATGAAGGGCCTTGGTGCAACAATAATTCTCACGTCTGAGTCTTCGATGGAGCACCTGGCTTCGGAGAACAGGGATGAGGCCTATCTGGCCGACGGCCTGATTTCGCTATCCATACAGGCGATAAGTGATGTGGAAGTGCAGAGGCGCATCAGGTGCATGAAGATGCGCGCTACCAATCACAGCATGGATTCGTTCACATTCCTTTATGAAAACAGGAGATTCCTCGCCGTAAAGTCGATATCCAAACCATAG
- a CDS encoding DUF302 domain-containing protein, whose amino-acid sequence MNSMVFEKNEFEVSVSSSRSVADAVGALTEALKLRGYGVLGTIDVRKTLREKAGRDVSDFTILDVCNPSHAVRVIERTDKAGLLLPCKLSLRKNGSETKISMIRPGRMFGLVGDSTLGDIAEQVEQEITEAMKSVGDE is encoded by the coding sequence GTGAATTCAATGGTCTTTGAAAAGAATGAATTTGAGGTAAGCGTTTCCTCGAGCCGGTCAGTGGCAGATGCTGTCGGCGCGCTGACAGAAGCGCTTAAGCTGCGCGGTTACGGGGTGCTCGGGACGATAGATGTCCGTAAGACGCTGAGGGAAAAAGCAGGCAGGGATGTGAGCGATTTCACGATACTTGATGTGTGCAATCCTTCTCACGCCGTCAGAGTAATAGAAAGGACGGATAAAGCGGGTCTCCTGCTCCCATGCAAACTCTCCCTCAGGAAGAACGGGAGTGAGACAAAGATTTCTATGATACGCCCGGGCAGAATGTTTGGTCTTGTGGGCGATTCCACTCTCGGCGATATCGCAGAGCAGGTTGAACAGGAGATAACAGAGGCAATGAAGTCGGTAGGTGATGAATAG